Proteins from a single region of Ziziphus jujuba cultivar Dongzao chromosome 1, ASM3175591v1:
- the LOC107413180 gene encoding mitogen-activated protein kinase 9 isoform X1 codes for MDCFLRFFPCLPSSCPSPSTDCNCQPSITSPEEIVHRSTPLSSSSTAEELDDDQSELMIKIITVKGLKPIMVPLRTHQRLASMEGHKIMLDKEFFTEYGEASQYEIQEVVGKGSYGVVASAVDTHTGERVAIKKMNDVFEHVSDATRILREIKLLRLLHHPDIVEIKHIMLPPCRREFKDIYVVFELMESDLHQVIKANDDLTPEHYRFFLYQLLRALKYIHTGNVFHRDLKPKNILANADCKLKICDFGLARVSFNEAPSTVFWTDYVATRWYRAPELCGSFFSKYTPAVDIWSIGCIFAEMLTGKPLFPGKNVVHQLELITDLLGTPSAESISRIRNEKARRYLNSMKKKQRIPFSQKFPNVDHLALRLLEHLLEFDPRDRPSAEEALADPYFDGWANVNHEPSKQPISRLEFEFERRKLTKDDVRELIYREILEYHPKMLQEYLQGAKHSGFMYPSGVERFKRQFAYLEEYHSNGERSSPLDRRYTSLPRERVCVHEEDEQINKGKKNNAASVGRAALLSPPRSQSTEKPDCVNENTLVMQNGLSKANYSPCSLLKSDSIGASRCVGVHGKYREEDTVAK; via the exons ATGGACTGTTTTCTTCGGTTTTTTCCATGTCTCCCTTCTTCTTGTCCTTCTCCTTCCACAGACTGTAACTGCCAACCATCCATTACTTCGCCAGAAGAAATCGTGCACCGATCAACTCCATTGTCATCTTCATCTACGGCTGAAGAACTAGATGATGATCAGAGCGAGTTGATGATCAAAATAATCACAGTAAAGGGTCTGAAACCCATCATGGTCCCCTTGAGAACCCATCAAAGGCTAGCCTCCATGGAGGGTCATAAG ATTATGCTTGACAAAGAATTTTTCACAGAATATGGCGAGGCAAgtcaatatgaaattcaagAAGTGGTTGGCAAGGGTAGCTATGGTGTTGTTGCATCTGCAGTTGACACGCATACTGGGGAGAGAGTAGCTATCAAGAAGATGAATGATGTTTTTGAGCATGTCTCTGATGCAACTCGCATTTTAAGAGAAATCAAGCTCCTTCGGCTGCTGCATCACCCTGATATTGtagaaataaaacatataatgcTCCCTCCCTGCCGAAGGGAATTCAAGGATATATATGTTGTGTTCGAGTTGATGGAATCTGACCTTCACCAAGTAATTAAGGCAAATGATGATCTTACTCCTGAGCATTATCGATTTTTTCTCTACCAGCTGCTTCGGGCTCTGAAGTATATACATACAG GAAATGTCTTCCACCGAGatttaaagccaaaaaatataCTTGCTAATGCAGACTGCAAGCTGAAGATTTGTGACTTTGGGCTTGCTCGTGTATCATTTAACGAAGCACCATCAACTGTTTTTTGGACT GATTATGTGGCAACTCGTTGGTACCGTGCTCCTGAACTATGTGGTTCTTTTTTCTCCAAG TATACTCCTGCTGTTGATATTTGGAGCATAGGATGTATATTTGCAGAAATGCTAACAGGAAAACCATTGTTTCCTGGAAAAAATGTGGTGCATCAATTGGAACTCATTACTGATTTGCTTGGCACGCCATCTGCAGAATCTATTTCAagg ATTCGGAATGAAAAGGCCAGAAGATATCTGAATAGCATGAAGAAAAAGCAACGAATTCCATTCTCACAAAAATTCCCTAATGTGGATCATTTGGCTCTTCGTTTGCTTGAGCATTTGCTTGAATTTGATCCTAGAGATCGCCCTTCTGCTGAAGAG GCATTAGCTGATCCGTATTTTGATGGATGGGCAAATGTGAACCATGAACCATCTAAACAACCCATTTCAAGGCTTGAGTTTGAGTTTGAGAGGAGGAAATTGACAAAAGATGATGTAAGAGAGCTGATTTATAGAGAG ATTTTAGAATATCATCCAAAGATGCTGCAAGAGTACCTCCAAGGTGCGAAACATAGTGGATTCATGTATCCAAG TGGGGTTGAACGATTCAAGCGTCAATTTGCCTATCTTGAGGAATACCACAGTAATGGTGAAAGAAGCTCTCCACTAGATAGGAGGTATACCTCCTTGCCAAG AGAACGAGTTTGTGTGCACGAAGAGGATGAGCAAATTAATAAGGGTAAAAAGAACAATGCAGCTTCAGTTGGCCGTGCAGCACTACTGAGTCCCCCAAGGTCACAATCGACTGAAAAACCAGACTGTGTCAATGAAAACACATTGGTCATGCAGAATGGTCTTAGCAAAGCAAATTACAGTCCTTGTAGCTTATTGAAGAGTGATAGCATTGGTGCTTCCAGGTGTGTAGGTGTACACGGGAAGTATCGTGAG GAGGATACAGTCGCGAAATGA
- the LOC107413180 gene encoding mitogen-activated protein kinase 12 isoform X2 produces MLDKEFFTEYGEASQYEIQEVVGKGSYGVVASAVDTHTGERVAIKKMNDVFEHVSDATRILREIKLLRLLHHPDIVEIKHIMLPPCRREFKDIYVVFELMESDLHQVIKANDDLTPEHYRFFLYQLLRALKYIHTGNVFHRDLKPKNILANADCKLKICDFGLARVSFNEAPSTVFWTDYVATRWYRAPELCGSFFSKYTPAVDIWSIGCIFAEMLTGKPLFPGKNVVHQLELITDLLGTPSAESISRIRNEKARRYLNSMKKKQRIPFSQKFPNVDHLALRLLEHLLEFDPRDRPSAEEALADPYFDGWANVNHEPSKQPISRLEFEFERRKLTKDDVRELIYREILEYHPKMLQEYLQGAKHSGFMYPSGVERFKRQFAYLEEYHSNGERSSPLDRRYTSLPRERVCVHEEDEQINKGKKNNAASVGRAALLSPPRSQSTEKPDCVNENTLVMQNGLSKANYSPCSLLKSDSIGASRCVGVHGKYREEDTVAK; encoded by the exons ATGCTTGACAAAGAATTTTTCACAGAATATGGCGAGGCAAgtcaatatgaaattcaagAAGTGGTTGGCAAGGGTAGCTATGGTGTTGTTGCATCTGCAGTTGACACGCATACTGGGGAGAGAGTAGCTATCAAGAAGATGAATGATGTTTTTGAGCATGTCTCTGATGCAACTCGCATTTTAAGAGAAATCAAGCTCCTTCGGCTGCTGCATCACCCTGATATTGtagaaataaaacatataatgcTCCCTCCCTGCCGAAGGGAATTCAAGGATATATATGTTGTGTTCGAGTTGATGGAATCTGACCTTCACCAAGTAATTAAGGCAAATGATGATCTTACTCCTGAGCATTATCGATTTTTTCTCTACCAGCTGCTTCGGGCTCTGAAGTATATACATACAG GAAATGTCTTCCACCGAGatttaaagccaaaaaatataCTTGCTAATGCAGACTGCAAGCTGAAGATTTGTGACTTTGGGCTTGCTCGTGTATCATTTAACGAAGCACCATCAACTGTTTTTTGGACT GATTATGTGGCAACTCGTTGGTACCGTGCTCCTGAACTATGTGGTTCTTTTTTCTCCAAG TATACTCCTGCTGTTGATATTTGGAGCATAGGATGTATATTTGCAGAAATGCTAACAGGAAAACCATTGTTTCCTGGAAAAAATGTGGTGCATCAATTGGAACTCATTACTGATTTGCTTGGCACGCCATCTGCAGAATCTATTTCAagg ATTCGGAATGAAAAGGCCAGAAGATATCTGAATAGCATGAAGAAAAAGCAACGAATTCCATTCTCACAAAAATTCCCTAATGTGGATCATTTGGCTCTTCGTTTGCTTGAGCATTTGCTTGAATTTGATCCTAGAGATCGCCCTTCTGCTGAAGAG GCATTAGCTGATCCGTATTTTGATGGATGGGCAAATGTGAACCATGAACCATCTAAACAACCCATTTCAAGGCTTGAGTTTGAGTTTGAGAGGAGGAAATTGACAAAAGATGATGTAAGAGAGCTGATTTATAGAGAG ATTTTAGAATATCATCCAAAGATGCTGCAAGAGTACCTCCAAGGTGCGAAACATAGTGGATTCATGTATCCAAG TGGGGTTGAACGATTCAAGCGTCAATTTGCCTATCTTGAGGAATACCACAGTAATGGTGAAAGAAGCTCTCCACTAGATAGGAGGTATACCTCCTTGCCAAG AGAACGAGTTTGTGTGCACGAAGAGGATGAGCAAATTAATAAGGGTAAAAAGAACAATGCAGCTTCAGTTGGCCGTGCAGCACTACTGAGTCCCCCAAGGTCACAATCGACTGAAAAACCAGACTGTGTCAATGAAAACACATTGGTCATGCAGAATGGTCTTAGCAAAGCAAATTACAGTCCTTGTAGCTTATTGAAGAGTGATAGCATTGGTGCTTCCAGGTGTGTAGGTGTACACGGGAAGTATCGTGAG GAGGATACAGTCGCGAAATGA
- the LOC107413180 gene encoding mitogen-activated protein kinase 12 isoform X3 yields the protein MNDVFEHVSDATRILREIKLLRLLHHPDIVEIKHIMLPPCRREFKDIYVVFELMESDLHQVIKANDDLTPEHYRFFLYQLLRALKYIHTGNVFHRDLKPKNILANADCKLKICDFGLARVSFNEAPSTVFWTDYVATRWYRAPELCGSFFSKYTPAVDIWSIGCIFAEMLTGKPLFPGKNVVHQLELITDLLGTPSAESISRIRNEKARRYLNSMKKKQRIPFSQKFPNVDHLALRLLEHLLEFDPRDRPSAEEALADPYFDGWANVNHEPSKQPISRLEFEFERRKLTKDDVRELIYREILEYHPKMLQEYLQGAKHSGFMYPSGVERFKRQFAYLEEYHSNGERSSPLDRRYTSLPRERVCVHEEDEQINKGKKNNAASVGRAALLSPPRSQSTEKPDCVNENTLVMQNGLSKANYSPCSLLKSDSIGASRCVGVHGKYREEDTVAK from the exons ATGAATGATGTTTTTGAGCATGTCTCTGATGCAACTCGCATTTTAAGAGAAATCAAGCTCCTTCGGCTGCTGCATCACCCTGATATTGtagaaataaaacatataatgcTCCCTCCCTGCCGAAGGGAATTCAAGGATATATATGTTGTGTTCGAGTTGATGGAATCTGACCTTCACCAAGTAATTAAGGCAAATGATGATCTTACTCCTGAGCATTATCGATTTTTTCTCTACCAGCTGCTTCGGGCTCTGAAGTATATACATACAG GAAATGTCTTCCACCGAGatttaaagccaaaaaatataCTTGCTAATGCAGACTGCAAGCTGAAGATTTGTGACTTTGGGCTTGCTCGTGTATCATTTAACGAAGCACCATCAACTGTTTTTTGGACT GATTATGTGGCAACTCGTTGGTACCGTGCTCCTGAACTATGTGGTTCTTTTTTCTCCAAG TATACTCCTGCTGTTGATATTTGGAGCATAGGATGTATATTTGCAGAAATGCTAACAGGAAAACCATTGTTTCCTGGAAAAAATGTGGTGCATCAATTGGAACTCATTACTGATTTGCTTGGCACGCCATCTGCAGAATCTATTTCAagg ATTCGGAATGAAAAGGCCAGAAGATATCTGAATAGCATGAAGAAAAAGCAACGAATTCCATTCTCACAAAAATTCCCTAATGTGGATCATTTGGCTCTTCGTTTGCTTGAGCATTTGCTTGAATTTGATCCTAGAGATCGCCCTTCTGCTGAAGAG GCATTAGCTGATCCGTATTTTGATGGATGGGCAAATGTGAACCATGAACCATCTAAACAACCCATTTCAAGGCTTGAGTTTGAGTTTGAGAGGAGGAAATTGACAAAAGATGATGTAAGAGAGCTGATTTATAGAGAG ATTTTAGAATATCATCCAAAGATGCTGCAAGAGTACCTCCAAGGTGCGAAACATAGTGGATTCATGTATCCAAG TGGGGTTGAACGATTCAAGCGTCAATTTGCCTATCTTGAGGAATACCACAGTAATGGTGAAAGAAGCTCTCCACTAGATAGGAGGTATACCTCCTTGCCAAG AGAACGAGTTTGTGTGCACGAAGAGGATGAGCAAATTAATAAGGGTAAAAAGAACAATGCAGCTTCAGTTGGCCGTGCAGCACTACTGAGTCCCCCAAGGTCACAATCGACTGAAAAACCAGACTGTGTCAATGAAAACACATTGGTCATGCAGAATGGTCTTAGCAAAGCAAATTACAGTCCTTGTAGCTTATTGAAGAGTGATAGCATTGGTGCTTCCAGGTGTGTAGGTGTACACGGGAAGTATCGTGAG GAGGATACAGTCGCGAAATGA
- the LOC107413218 gene encoding protein S40-1, with translation MAEEFQESEIIFADSNDNCFDFKEMIVSPATTVKSSKKRNKKKKKMANSVPVSIPEIFSRFRDNEDDNHQAVEDEEEEEWNDEDGELVPPHVIVGRRIAGQMAFSVCTGNGRTLKGRDLSQVRNSILRMTGFLET, from the coding sequence ATGGCCGAGGAATTTCAAGAATCCGAGATAATCTTCGCCGACAGCAATGACAACTGCTTCGATTTCAAGGAGATGATTGTGTCTCCGGCGACGACGGTTAAGTCGAGCAAGAAaaggaacaagaagaagaagaagatggcgAATTCAGTGCCGGTGAGTATTCCCGAGATCTTCAGCCGGTTTAGGGATAACGAAGACGATAATCATCAGGctgttgaagatgaagaagaggaGGAATGGAATGATGAAGATGGGGAATTGGTTCCGCCGCACGTGATCGTAGGGCGGAGAATCGCCGGTCAGATGGCGTTCTCGGTGTGTACGGGCAATGGAAGAACTCTTAAAGGGAGGGATTTGAGTCAAGTCAGGAATTCAATTCTCAGGATGACCGGATTCTTagaaacttga